The Thermodesulfovibrio sp. 3462-1 genome contains the following window.
AAGCTGTGAAAGGCTCTTTCAATATTCCAATTGTCCTGTTTTGCTATTTTTACTATTTTTGAAAGTTCCGGTCCTTTCTTCTTATTTAAATCATGACAGTAATAACAGGACTGCTCAGTTCCTTTCTCATATACCAGTGCAAGTTCTTTGTTTTTCTCTTCAATGTCATATATATGATGGCAAAGACTACAGTCTTTTTTTATGTTTTTTCACATGTTTGTCATGAAGGGAAAAATCAAACTCCACTGAAGGATGTTTAACTATCATATCATCATTTTCTTTCTTATGGCATTCCCTGCAGGAGAGAATTACAGGCCCTGTTTTAATTTTTTCAAAGCTTAATTTTTGATGACATCTCAGGCACTGCTCATGATAGGCATTCTTAAGCAGTGAAGAATCCTTTCTATCAATGTTTTTAGGAAACTCAAAGGAAAATTCACCGAATTTGTCCTGAACATGACAATCCTGACAAATTCTTTCATCAGGCTTTTTAAAAGCCTTTGTCAGAGCTTCAACATGCTTTTGATGTTCAAATAAGACCGTGCCATATTCAAGTCTGCCAAAATATTTCTTTATGTGCAATTGCGATAATATCTTTACCTGCCTCTGGGCTTTTACTGACAGGTTCTGAAGACAGCGAAGCATAGATACCTAATCCAGAGAAAACTACAAACAGCAAAATTCCTATAAACCCAATTTTCCTCATGCTCTCATCTCTTCAGGAATTTCCATTTGCTCTGCAATCATGTCTGTTAAAAACTTTACATGAACTCCAAGCTTGTAATAGTCATTTAAGTCTTCAATTCCCTTATGACAGGTATGACATGGTGCAATCACTATTTTTGCTCCTGTGTCTTTTATCTGTTCTGCCTTTATTCTACCGCCTTCAATTCTTGCCATCTTCCATGGCGGACCCGCATCAATCATTCCTCCGCCAGCAGAACAACAGTAGTTATGGTCATCTTTTGGCGACATCTCTATAAAGTTTTCGCAAAGACTGTTTACAATATATCTGAGTTTTTCTCTTAGTCCTCTATATCTGATGATATTACAGGGATCCTGCAATGTTACAGGTTCTTTAATTTTTTGGCTGATTTTTATTCTGTTGTTTTTTAAGAGTTCGTAGAAGAACTCAACACCATATAGATAGGGAATTGGATTTTCCTTCCAGCCAATAAGTCTTGTTCCTTCATATATGCCTGTTCTGTAGGCATGTCCGCACTCTCCCATAACAATTCTCTTAACATTCAATTTAAAGGCAACTTCATAGTGAGTTCTCACCACTTTCTGAAAAGTTTCATGATCCTGAGCATAAAAAGATTTGTTTGTATAATCCCATCCATCACAATCAGGCATTGTCCAGTCAACCTTTGCCACATTCATTATCTTTGCCATGTTAGCAAGAAGCCCAGTCATGTATTTTGCCTCAAGTCCATGGGCAAGATAAAGAATTTCAGCGTCTTTTTTACCCACTGGAATTCTTGCATTTTTAATTTCTGCCCTCAGTTCATCTTCAAGCCATTGAACTGTATCAAGCCATTCATCCTGTCTAAACCACAACATATTTGTTGTCTGCATGTGACTCAATGCCTGATCCTGAATATACTGAGGAACTGCGCCAATAAGGCAACATATTCTTCTTACAAGGCTAATTAAATAAGCAATATCAATACCAAAGGGACAGAACTGAACACATCTCCGGCAAAGATTGCATTCAGAGAAGGCAATTCTTGCATATTTTTTTATGTCCTCCTTACCAACATTGCCATTTTTATTGAGTATATCCCATATTGTTTGCTTTACTTTGGCTGCAGGTGCATAGGTTGGATCATTATCATGGGATAAATAATGATGACAGGAAGTAGAACACATTCCACATCTAACACAGGTATCTACAAAGACTTTAAGCCTTGCAGAGGCTTCTCTTTTTAAAACCCAATCAATAGCCTTTTTTATTCTAACTTCATCAATTTCTTCTAAGGTTTTGTCAATTCCTATGTCTGCTACTGTCTTTCTAACAAACTCTGTCATATCAATAATCCCTTGAATGTCTTACTGCACCAAACTCACTTCCAATATGAGTCCTTATGAGCCAGAAGAAAAACATGTGGCTGAGTCTCGTAAAAGGAATAGTAGCAAGCATGATTTCTCCCGTAATCATGTGAATCGTAAGCATTATTCTATACTCAAAGAAAAGCTCATAATGGGCAAGAAATCCTGTTATAAAAGGTGCAGCTACAATAATAATTGCCATATAATCTCCCTACCAGTAAGAAATCTCACATCTGGTTGAATTATTCTACGGATAACAAGCAGAATTATAGCAAATATGACAAGCAATGTCATTGCATCAGCCAGGGACTGAGGCAAACTCCACCAGCTAATCTTCCATGAGTCATACCACAGCTCGATATGACCGGCTAAAAATAAAGGAGTTAAAATAACGCATATGTGAAAAACAAAAGTCAGCAATGTAAACCATGGATGTCTTCTCATACTTATACTTCCAAAGGGTATAAGCCAATGAATGATAGAACGAAGAGTGTATTTAAAGCTCAGATAAGGATATATTACCTTTTCTTTTTTTGCAAGCTGAATGCTGTGATAAACACGATAAAATATCCCGGCAAAAAACATCACAAAGGCAAGCCAGACAAGTGGACCTCTCGCCAGTGTATAAATTGATGGATCTCTGAAAAACTGCTCCATTATCTTAAAATCTCTCCAATTGTAAAAATTTTTCTATAATACTTTCCATTTTTGAGACATCTTACTAAAATTTTTTCTCCATCAGGACTGAAAACAGGCTCCCACAGCATCTCAAAAACATCCTTTCCAATCTTTCCATCAAGCACTATAAAGAAAACTCCGTCCCTTTCTACTTTTGCAACAATGTGAGAACCATCAGGGCTGAATTGGGGTGTCCATACTCTTTCAAAGCCTTCGCTCCATGCAATTCCGTCAACAGCCACTGTCCATAAATTGTTTTCCCTTACAACAGATGCTACTTTTTTACCATCAGGACTGAATTGAGGAGGCAGAACAGCCTGAGAGAATGTCTTTGTCCATGCAACTCCGTCAACAGCTACTGTCCATTTTCCAAACTCTGTGGCAACAACTGCTGCAATCCTTTTCCCATCAGGACTAACTCTCTGATTCCATAGCTGGACAAAATACTTATCCCATAAAGGTTTTCCATTCAAAACCAGTGTCCATCCTTTATCTGTTTTAACAGGAACGCATACATCATTTTCATTGATGAAAGCAGGCTCCCATGCATTAGGAAAAATCTCCTTCCACAGAGCTCCATCAACTGCCACTGTAAATTCCTGCTGGGAAAGCCTGACTGTAGCAGCAATCCTTTTCCCATCAGGACTGAAAGTTAATCCAAAAACAGAAATAAAGTTTTTATCCCACGGAACTCCATTAACTGCAACTGTCCATACTCCTTCTTTAAAACTAAATATATCAAGCACCTGAGGATTTTTTGTCCTTACATAGCAGGCTGTTTTTTTGGCATCAGGTGAGATAAATAAATCCCTCGCATCAAAAAAGAGATTATCCCAAACCTTTCCATTTACACAGGCTCCATAGGAATCTCCTTTTTTTATATTAAAGGCTGCGCATGATGCATCTTTGCTGAACTGAAGATTCCATGCATAATCAAAAGTTTCATCAAGCAAAACCTCATCCTTTGCCATTGTCCATTCATAATTCTTCAAAACAAGGCAGGTAACAGAACCATCAGGAATAAGCCTTAAAAAACAAACTCTTTCAAATGTGTCATCCCATGTTTTTCCATTTATGCATGGCGTAACCTTTTTGTCTTCAATTTCAACAACTGCAGCAATCTTTTCTCCATCAGGACTTGGGACAAATTCATGGACAAAATTGAATCTGTTTTTCCAGTCGTTCACATCACATACTAATTTTTCCTTTGTTTGCCAATCCCAGTTGAACATGTTAATCGTTATCTATTAAAAAACAGAATTAAAAAAAAGTCAAGTGGGTATGCGCAAACCTATATCTTCGCATACATCACTTCAACGCCTCCATGATGTCTCTCCCTTTTTTTCTAAAAATCTTTAACAAAAACTAATGCCAGATAATCCTCTAAAATTTTCCCTTTAACCTCCAGTGGCAAAAGACCGCTAAGAATACTTATTTTCAAAGAAGGAGAAATGAATAGAAATTTTAAAAGTTTTTTCAGCTTTTGTTTGATCATCTAATTTCCATTTTCTACCATTCATTTCTTGCCCCTCCAATTATTTTTATTTCTTCCTCTGTTAAATCATAGAGTTTATAAACCAATTTATCTATTTCTTTTTCAAGTTCTTTGACTTTTGCTTGTTTTTGTGGATTTGTTTCGTAGTCCGGAGATTGGGTGAGGGAGAGGATTTGGGAGACGAGATTTTCTATCTCTTTGACTATGTGATGGTTTTGGGGGGGTGATGGGGGGAATGAAAATTCTTTCAACATACTGGTTTGACAATAAAAAGCCCGTGTCAGCATATTGATGGACGTATGTTTTGACATAAAAATCAACTAATTTTGAATTTAAAATTCCCAATAAAAATCTTAAATTTTCTCCAGTCATAAAAGCCATCGAATCAAGAATGTATAAACCTTTTGGAACAAAACAAAATGAAAATTGTTGTGTCACCCTCTGCCACACAATCTTTTCCTTTTCAAATTCGGGGTAGTAGTCTGATGCCCATCTTTGTAAAGCATACCACTCATACCTTTTGCAAGTCTCTTCTTTGTTCCTTTGCATAAGTCCATCTTTATATTGAAGTAAATAACTGTATAAAGCTGGATATTTCTTTCTAAATTCACTTTCTGCTAATTCAGAAGCTCCTGTAATATTTTGATTTTTGTGTAATGGAAAATGCCAAGGTATATATATCAACCACAATCCTGCCCACTTGTATCTCCACCTTTCTATATCCCTTCCTCTCAAAACTGGTTTTATTATCTCTTCTGTTCTTTTTCTCTCTTCTTCTGTTTTGCAGTTAGCCAAAATCCTGTTTCTTGTTTCTGTATCAATTATAAATGCCTCGTTAAAGCCTGTTTTTATTCCAAAGTAAATTTTTACATCCCAATCTTTTAATGGCTTTCCAATCTTTTCTATCTTTTCTTTGAGTGCTAAAACCTTTTCATCAGCAAGTGTCCAGGCATTTTCAGAGAGTTTTTGTTGTGGGATTGTGTTTTGATTTTTACTGATATATTCAATTACATCACCATCAACTTTACCTACATTTACAAATTTCACTTTGTGGTTATCATCTGGTTTTGCTTTTTGAAACAGTATTATGTTTGTATCAACAGTTTGTTCAAATACAGGGTAACCACTAAAATCAACGAGGGTTAAAACTTTTGTGTTTTCTTTAAGAAGCTTTCTTAATTTCTCTCCATACTTTGCCCTCATCCATTTGTTGCTTGAAATAAAACAAAGGATACCTTGTGGCAAAAGCAAGTTATAGCCTTTTTCATAAAAATAAACATAAATGTCTGCTGTCGATGCAAATACCTTGTACCCTTGCTGTTGAAGAATTGGCTTTAATTCCTTGATCCTCTCCTGCCTCACATAAGGCGGGTTGCCTATCACTATGTCAAAGCCATCCTCTACCCCAAACATCCATTCTGAATCAAACCAATCCGCTTTTGCCATTTGCGAAAAAATATCAATTTCTACTATCTTTTGAACTGAAGTTTCAGGCCAGCCAGATTTAATAAGTAAACTCTTTATTTCTTCTCTTATTTCTTTGGCTTTATTTTCAATTCTCTTTTTCTCTTTGCGATTTTTTATTCTAAAAAATTTTTTATGTAAGGTTTTCAAATCCTCTTTGGGTTTTTCAATTTCCTGTGGAATAAGCGCAAGTTGCTTAGGTCTTTCAAGACTAATCAAGGTATCTGCAGAAACAAATTTAGTCTCTAAGTGAGGAAGGGGTCTAATCCCAAAATTGGGTTTATTAAAATCAACCTTTTGGTCTATCAATAAGCTCAGAAAGAATCTTAACTTACATATTTGAATAGCTATAGGTTGAATATCAACACCATAGATGGAATTCTCAATAATATAAAGTTTTCTTGCATAATCTGGATAATTTATAGATTCATCAAAGATTTCATTCACTTCTTTGAGTAAATTTTCTCTCTCCTCTTTATTATCTATTTTCAAAACCTTCTCAACTTCCAGTAAAGCTTTATTAAATTGAAGTTCATACCATAATTTATTATCCGGATCTATTTTACTCAAAACATGGACTAATTTATGAACTACTCCCATTGGAAAAGCACCAGAGCCAACTGCAGGATCTATAACTTTAAGAGAATCTATAGCCTTTATTAAATTATCTTTTTCAAAGGGAGTCAAACCTACCTCTCTTTCTTCGTAAGAAAGAATTTTCTTAAGTTTTTCTTCATCAATAGCTGTTTTTGTCTTAAAGTATTCAAGAAGAGCTTCTTCAACCATAAAATCAACAATTTCTTTGGGAGTATAATAGGAGCCTGTTGCTTTTCTTGCAGTAGTTTGAGTTTCTGGATTATAACAAGCAAGAAGATTTTCAAATATATGTCCTAAAAGTTCTGGATCAAGAGAAACTTCTACATCAATAGGCGAGGATTCATCTGCAGTAAAGTTGTAATCTTTTAAAATATTAATAAGCCCTCTAACTTTTGCCTTCTTCTTTTCTCCATAGAAATCACTTAAATCCACTTCTCTTTCAGAAGAAAAGAAGAGAAAATCTGGAATCTTTGCCCTTTTGTCTTCTCTACGACTAAAACCATCTATATAGTTGGAATCTTCATCTAAGCATTCAAAAAGGCCACCATTAATAAAAGGAACCTTGCTAAAAAGCTTTATAAATTCGTCCTCAGAGATAAGAAGTTTATTTTTGTATCTATAAAGAGTTTTTACTCCATAGTGCGTTCTATTTTCCAAAAAGGTTCCATCTTTTGTAAATTCTCTCTCTTCAGGATATCTATTTAAAGTTGCAAAAAACAAATTCTGAAGAACGGCATTGTAATAATTATCAACCTCTCCAAAGTCTTTGACTATCTTAGTCAAAAAGGATTCCTCAAAAATCTCTTCAGGAATTAACTTCTTTTCTTTCAAAAACCAAACAAAAATAAGCCTTGTAAGAAGCCTTATTAGATTTTCCTCAGAAACTCCCCCAGGAAACCAGACATTTTTTAGAGCCCAGGCATACCAGTTTTGAATCTCTGTATAAAACTCTTTGGTAAGGGGAAGGGTTGAAAAGGCTGAAATTAGGGTTTTTAATTGGAAAAAATCTCCCTCATATAGGGCTTTAAGAAAAGTTCTATATGGCCTTCCTCTTTCTACAAAATAGGTATACCTCTTGTAATAGCTGAAAGCTGTTTTGCCAGGTTCATAAATCTTATGAACCAAAGAAAACCTGAAATTTCCCTCTAAATCATAAAAGGTAAAAAGACCTGCATCAACCCCTATGTTGTCTGTTGTTCTTAAGATTTTTTTAGCAAGCTCAAATTGTCTTTTCTTGCTTGACCTATCAGAAAGCTCATACTCTACCTTTACACCAAAGGCTTTTAAAGTGTTATTATCTCTTAATCTAACCGTCAAAATTTCTCTTATATCCGAGAACTTTTCATCCTCAAAATCAAAAAGCCTCTTTTCATAAAATTGAGGATCTAATTTTTTGAACTTCCAATAAAGAACATCATCTTTTAAGGTTTTTAAAGAAAAATTATGAACTAACTTCTCCAGAGCTTCACGAAGAATATCGCTTGACATAGGACTTACCATCAATCTTTTGGTTTTCAATAGCAATTATTACCTCTTCTGGCTTTTCTTTAAGGAATTTTTCAATTTTATCGAGAAAATCTTCCCCTATCTCAGATTTTATTTCTTCTAATTTGCTAACAAGCTTTTCCAAAAGCCCTTTTAATTTCTCCTTGTTTCCTTCTTGCTCATAATTTCTTATTTTTTTACAGATATCTTCAAAATCTGCAATTTTTCCTATTACATATTCAGAGAGCGTACGATACCTTGTTATGTCTTCTATAAGATCTGAAATGAAGGAGTGATAATTATTGAGTTCTTCATAGGGCATTTCAAGAATTAGTTTTAATGCCCTTTGAGAGGACTCAAATAAATCTTTAGAAGATGTCCTAATATCATTCTTTGCAGGAAAAGATTTTTCAAGAATTTGATGATAAACTTCCCAGAAGTCAGAGCTTAAAGGTAACTGCCTTTCTTCAGGATGGGCTTTTATTTTCTCAAACACTTCTTCAAAGGTTGTAGTTTTTGCCGCTCTTTCATCGTATCTTTGATATCCAACGAAAAGGTCTTTACCTCTTTTGATAAAAACCATAAGTTCATTTTCTGATTCGGTTTTAGCAACTTTAATTCTACTTGGGAGATCTTTTAGGCTTTCAACAAGCTCACGATGCTCTGTTAAAATGCGGTCATATTCTTTAAACACTTTGGTATAGAAACTTTCCTCCTCTTCATCCTGAGGCTTAGTTGTAAGTCTCCGATAGAGTTCGGAGGACTGGGGCTCTTCATCGGGACTAAAAATTTTGGCATCCTCACCAAGAACATTGTGAATCATGAACATTTTAGTTTGAGCAATTTCTCTTGACCGCACATAGTCTGCACCTTTTTGTGTTGGGAAAAAGTTTACAATGTAAATTTCATCATAGACCTTTTTGGCAATACGATTTATACGTCCAA
Protein-coding sequences here:
- the tmcD gene encoding electron transfer complex subunit TmcD, which translates into the protein MFNWDWQTKEKLVCDVNDWKNRFNFVHEFVPSPDGEKIAAVVEIEDKKVTPCINGKTWDDTFERVCFLRLIPDGSVTCLVLKNYEWTMAKDEVLLDETFDYAWNLQFSKDASCAAFNIKKGDSYGACVNGKVWDNLFFDARDLFISPDAKKTACYVRTKNPQVLDIFSFKEGVWTVAVNGVPWDKNFISVFGLTFSPDGKRIAATVRLSQQEFTVAVDGALWKEIFPNAWEPAFINENDVCVPVKTDKGWTLVLNGKPLWDKYFVQLWNQRVSPDGKRIAAVVATEFGKWTVAVDGVAWTKTFSQAVLPPQFSPDGKKVASVVRENNLWTVAVDGIAWSEGFERVWTPQFSPDGSHIVAKVERDGVFFIVLDGKIGKDVFEMLWEPVFSPDGEKILVRCLKNGKYYRKIFTIGEILR
- a CDS encoding cytochrome c3 family protein: MLRCLQNLSVKAQRQVKILSQLHIKKYFGRLEYGTVLFEHQKHVEALTKAFKKPDERICQDCHVQDKFGEFSFEFPKNIDRKDSSLLKNAYHEQCLRCHQKLSFEKIKTGPVILSCRECHKKENDDMIVKHPSVEFDFSLHDKHVKKHKKRL
- a CDS encoding (Fe-S)-binding protein, producing MTEFVRKTVADIGIDKTLEEIDEVRIKKAIDWVLKREASARLKVFVDTCVRCGMCSTSCHHYLSHDNDPTYAPAAKVKQTIWDILNKNGNVGKEDIKKYARIAFSECNLCRRCVQFCPFGIDIAYLISLVRRICCLIGAVPQYIQDQALSHMQTTNMLWFRQDEWLDTVQWLEDELRAEIKNARIPVGKKDAEILYLAHGLEAKYMTGLLANMAKIMNVAKVDWTMPDCDGWDYTNKSFYAQDHETFQKVVRTHYEVAFKLNVKRIVMGECGHAYRTGIYEGTRLIGWKENPIPYLYGVEFFYELLKNNRIKISQKIKEPVTLQDPCNIIRYRGLREKLRYIVNSLCENFIEMSPKDDHNYCCSAGGGMIDAGPPWKMARIEGGRIKAEQIKDTGAKIVIAPCHTCHKGIEDLNDYYKLGVHVKFLTDMIAEQMEIPEEMRA
- a CDS encoding Eco57I restriction-modification methylase domain-containing protein, which encodes MLLKTKRLMVSPMSSDILREALEKLVHNFSLKTLKDDVLYWKFKKLDPQFYEKRLFDFEDEKFSDIREILTVRLRDNNTLKAFGVKVEYELSDRSSKKRQFELAKKILRTTDNIGVDAGLFTFYDLEGNFRFSLVHKIYEPGKTAFSYYKRYTYFVERGRPYRTFLKALYEGDFFQLKTLISAFSTLPLTKEFYTEIQNWYAWALKNVWFPGGVSEENLIRLLTRLIFVWFLKEKKLIPEEIFEESFLTKIVKDFGEVDNYYNAVLQNLFFATLNRYPEEREFTKDGTFLENRTHYGVKTLYRYKNKLLISEDEFIKLFSKVPFINGGLFECLDEDSNYIDGFSRREDKRAKIPDFLFFSSEREVDLSDFYGEKKKAKVRGLINILKDYNFTADESSPIDVEVSLDPELLGHIFENLLACYNPETQTTARKATGSYYTPKEIVDFMVEEALLEYFKTKTAIDEEKLKKILSYEEREVGLTPFEKDNLIKAIDSLKVIDPAVGSGAFPMGVVHKLVHVLSKIDPDNKLWYELQFNKALLEVEKVLKIDNKEERENLLKEVNEIFDESINYPDYARKLYIIENSIYGVDIQPIAIQICKLRFFLSLLIDQKVDFNKPNFGIRPLPHLETKFVSADTLISLERPKQLALIPQEIEKPKEDLKTLHKKFFRIKNRKEKKRIENKAKEIREEIKSLLIKSGWPETSVQKIVEIDIFSQMAKADWFDSEWMFGVEDGFDIVIGNPPYVRQERIKELKPILQQQGYKVFASTADIYVYFYEKGYNLLLPQGILCFISSNKWMRAKYGEKLRKLLKENTKVLTLVDFSGYPVFEQTVDTNIILFQKAKPDDNHKVKFVNVGKVDGDVIEYISKNQNTIPQQKLSENAWTLADEKVLALKEKIEKIGKPLKDWDVKIYFGIKTGFNEAFIIDTETRNRILANCKTEEERKRTEEIIKPVLRGRDIERWRYKWAGLWLIYIPWHFPLHKNQNITGASELAESEFRKKYPALYSYLLQYKDGLMQRNKEETCKRYEWYALQRWASDYYPEFEKEKIVWQRVTQQFSFCFVPKGLYILDSMAFMTGENLRFLLGILNSKLVDFYVKTYVHQYADTGFLLSNQYVERIFIPPITPPKPSHSQRDRKSRLPNPLPHPISGLRNKSTKTSKSQRT